A genomic window from Triticum urartu cultivar G1812 chromosome 7, Tu2.1, whole genome shotgun sequence includes:
- the LOC125520493 gene encoding BTB/POZ and MATH domain-containing protein 1-like isoform X1, with product MENACTNLNQVARAVRLLKIDGFSLTAGMGGDYCLKSIWTVDGYELEVLIYPGTTWVALKLVFLSEARTQWGVRASMACQLVDLSRELEPYHEYGVSETFYHPQDFGALVFMDRNKIPSGYIKDDMLTLRCAITVLKELPAPTIPAEEVITQPSTNLHQHLGELLQSEMGADVTFLVSYESFAAHKYILAARSPVFKAQFFGDMKEKCSARVEIKDMEVAAFRAMLHFIYTDTVPELDRPLEEVTTLAQHLLVAADMYGLERLKLICEIKLCGGITVDTAATTLALAEQHNCSKLKAKCVEFIVSTPAVLEAVLATDGYKHLEASCPLVLTELLKSVHVSKSPCVV from the coding sequence ATGGAAAATGCCTGCACAAACCTCAACCAGGTGGCCCGCGCGGTGCGCCTGCTCAAGATCGATGGGTTCAGCCTGACCGCGGGCATGGGCGGCGACTACTGCCTCAAGTCCATATGGACTGTCGATGGGTATGAGCTGGAGGTCCTTATCTATCCGGGCACCACATGGGTGGCTCTGAAACTCGTCTTTCTCAGCGAAGCCCGCACACAGTGGGGCGTGAGGGCGAGCATGGCCTGTCAGCTCGTAGATCTCAGCAGGGAGCTTGAGCCGTATCACGAGTATGGCGTGTCAGAGACCTTCTATCATCCCCAAGACTTCGGGGCATTGGTCTTCATGGACAGAAATAAGATACCATCTGGTTATATCAAGGATGATATGTTGACCCTGCGATGCGCAATCACGGTACTCAAGGAATTACCAGCACCAACCATCCCAGCTGAAGAAGTGATCACCCAACCTTCCACCAACTTGCACCAGCACCTTGGCGAACTCCTGCAGAGCGAGATGGGAGCCGATGTCACGTTTCTTGTGTCTTATGAGTCGTTTGCTGCACACAAGTACATACTTGCCGCAAGGTCTCCGGTTTTCAAGGCCCAGTTCTTCGGAGACATGAAGGAGAAGTGCTCGGCACGCGTGGAGATCAAGGATATGGAGGTGGCGGCGTTCAGGGCCATGCTCCACTTTATTTACACTGACACGGTGCCTGAGCTTGATAGACCGCTCGAGGAGGTGACGACGTTGGCTCAACATTTGCTTGTCGCCGCTGACATGTATGGACTTGAGAGGCTCAAGCTGATTTGTGAAATAAAGCTCTGTGGTGGCATCACTGTCGACACCGCAGCGACCACTCTTGCTTTGGCGGAGCAGCACAATTGCTCCAAGCTCAAGGCCAAATGTGTCGAGTTTATCGTCAGCACACCTGCTGTTCTTGAGGCTGTGTTGGCGACAGATGGGTATAAGCACCTCGAAGCAAGCTGCCCTTTGGTCCTGACTGAGCTTCTCAAGTCTGTCCATGTGAGTAAGAGTCCATGTGTGGTGTAG
- the LOC125520494 gene encoding BTB/POZ and MATH domain-containing protein 1-like translates to MEKACTNLTEVVRSVRLFKIDGFSMTMGIGRDYSFNCRWSFDGYDWEVRIYPRTNEDFNLSWVSLRLIFLSEARTCAVRTTLRCCLVDPTGRLKPSEEDCRSIIFRKPQDSSSQVPLITRCEHLELSGYVKDDSFTVQCTLEVFKELPDVATVSLKEVHLPPSNLHLQFAQLLQSETGADVTFLVSGESFAAHKLILAARSPVCMAEFFGDMKEKCSQTVEIKDMDATVFKALLQLIYTDTVPEFGQQVEADVEAIYTDTMPEFGQQEAAVTVMAQHLLAAADRYGLDRLKLICAGELAGGINVNTAATTLALADLHNCP, encoded by the coding sequence ATGGAAAAGGCCTGCACAAACCTCACCGAAGTCGTCCGTTCCGTGCGGCTGTTCAAGATCGATGGGTTTAGCATGACCATGGGCATAGGCAGGGACTACAGCTTCAATTGCAGATGGAGTTTCGACGGGTATGATTGGGAAGTCCGTATTTATCCACGGACCAATGAGGATTTCAATCTCTCCTGGGTGTCACTACGTCTTATCTTTCTAAGTGAAGCCCGCACGTGTGCTGTGAGGACGACTCTACGCTGTTGCTTGGTAGATCCGACAGGAAGGCTTAAGCCGTCTGAAGAAGATTGCAGGTCAATAATATTCAGGAAACCCCAAGATAGCTCATCTCAAGTGCCCCTCATAACAAGATGTGAACACCTCGAATTATCGGGTTATGTCAAGGATGACTCTTTTACTGTGCAATGCACCCTTGAGGTTTTCAAGGAACTACCAGATGTAGCAACGGTCTCCCTGAAAGAAGTGCATCTCCCACCCTCTAACTTGCACCTGCAATTTGCTCAGCTCCTTCAGAGCGAGACTGGAGCGGACGTCACATTTCTCGTGTCTGGTGAGTCTTTTGCTGCGCACAAGCTCATCCTCGCCGCAAGGTCCCCTGTTTGTATGGCCGAGTTCTTTGGAGACATGAAGGAGAAGTGCTCTCAGACTGTGGAGATCAAGGACATGGACGCTACCGTATTCAAGGCCCTTCTTCAGCTCATCTACACCGACACCGTGCCAGAATTCGGACAACAGGTAGAGGCAGATGTGGAGGCCATCTATACCGACACCATGCCAGAATTCGGACAGCAGGAGGCGGCGGTGACGGTGATGGCTCAGCATCTCCTTGCTGCCGCTGACAGGTATGGACTGGACAGGCTGAAGCTCATTTGCGCAGGCGAGCTCGCTGGTGGCATCAACGTCAACACAGCAGCGACAACTTTGGCTTTAGCCGACCTGCACAACTGCCCGTAG
- the LOC125520493 gene encoding BTB/POZ and MATH domain-containing protein 1-like isoform X2: MENACTNLNQVARAVRLLKIDGFSLTAGMGGDYCLKSIWTVDGYELEVLIYPGTTWVALKLVFLSEARTQWGVRASMACQLVDLSRELEPYHEYGVSETFYHPQDFGALVFMDRNKIPSGYIKDDMLTLRCAITVLKELPAPTIPAEEVITQPSTNLHQHLGELLQSEMGADVTFLVSYESFAAHKYILAARSPVFKAQFFGDMKEKCSARVEIKDMEVAAFRAMLHFIYTDTVPELDRPLEEVTTLAQHLLVAADMYGLERLKLICEIKLCGGITVDTAATTLALAEQHNCSKLKAKCVEFIVSTPAVLEAVLATDGYKHLEASCPLVLTELLKSVHVHLDKS; the protein is encoded by the exons ATGGAAAATGCCTGCACAAACCTCAACCAGGTGGCCCGCGCGGTGCGCCTGCTCAAGATCGATGGGTTCAGCCTGACCGCGGGCATGGGCGGCGACTACTGCCTCAAGTCCATATGGACTGTCGATGGGTATGAGCTGGAGGTCCTTATCTATCCGGGCACCACATGGGTGGCTCTGAAACTCGTCTTTCTCAGCGAAGCCCGCACACAGTGGGGCGTGAGGGCGAGCATGGCCTGTCAGCTCGTAGATCTCAGCAGGGAGCTTGAGCCGTATCACGAGTATGGCGTGTCAGAGACCTTCTATCATCCCCAAGACTTCGGGGCATTGGTCTTCATGGACAGAAATAAGATACCATCTGGTTATATCAAGGATGATATGTTGACCCTGCGATGCGCAATCACGGTACTCAAGGAATTACCAGCACCAACCATCCCAGCTGAAGAAGTGATCACCCAACCTTCCACCAACTTGCACCAGCACCTTGGCGAACTCCTGCAGAGCGAGATGGGAGCCGATGTCACGTTTCTTGTGTCTTATGAGTCGTTTGCTGCACACAAGTACATACTTGCCGCAAGGTCTCCGGTTTTCAAGGCCCAGTTCTTCGGAGACATGAAGGAGAAGTGCTCGGCACGCGTGGAGATCAAGGATATGGAGGTGGCGGCGTTCAGGGCCATGCTCCACTTTATTTACACTGACACGGTGCCTGAGCTTGATAGACCGCTCGAGGAGGTGACGACGTTGGCTCAACATTTGCTTGTCGCCGCTGACATGTATGGACTTGAGAGGCTCAAGCTGATTTGTGAAATAAAGCTCTGTGGTGGCATCACTGTCGACACCGCAGCGACCACTCTTGCTTTGGCGGAGCAGCACAATTGCTCCAAGCTCAAGGCCAAATGTGTCGAGTTTATCGTCAGCACACCTGCTGTTCTTGAGGCTGTGTTGGCGACAGATGGGTATAAGCACCTCGAAGCAAGCTGCCCTTTGGTCCTGACTGAGCTTCTCAAGTCTGTCCAT GTTCACTTGGACAAGTCTTGA